A genome region from Thalassotalea euphylliae includes the following:
- a CDS encoding amidase — MISLFHSLKRFSLKPIAVSLVVLSNLAIAEAPNSIDLATFTEHATIPELHQKMQSGELTSEALVRFYLARIEAIDDSGPTINSVVQLNANAIAQAKAYDLSVKTEGLKGVLHGIPVLLKDNIDTTDGMANTAGSIALANNFPAQDAFLVSQLKRAGAIILGKTNLSEWANFRSDKSTSGWTSLYGQTKNPYDLTRNPCGSSSGSGAAIAANLATVAIGTETDGSITCPAAINGLVGIKPTIGTVSRHGIIPIAFSQDTAGPMARNLTDAVITLSAISVYDEQDPAPTEANYQANNGGVVKPTALSGALKADGLKGKRIGVLRQLSGYHRDVDQLLANAIERLQQQGAIIVDDLAFDDGVSWGAQEYEVLLYEFKEGINKYLAGTDKSLPKTLAELIAYNEQHSDRAMPYFGQEIFISAQSKGDLTDKAYLDALAHAKKMSQSQGIDKLLGDHQLDLLIAPTTGPAWKTDLTNGDNFSGSATSPAAVSGYPHITLPMGYVSGLPVGLSMFSTQLTEPVLIEAAFAYEQATKHRQPPKFLSN; from the coding sequence ATGATCTCTCTATTTCATTCTTTAAAACGTTTTAGCCTAAAACCCATTGCTGTTAGTTTGGTAGTTCTCAGTAATTTGGCAATTGCCGAAGCGCCCAATTCTATTGATCTCGCAACGTTTACTGAACATGCAACCATTCCTGAGCTGCATCAAAAAATGCAATCAGGCGAGCTGACAAGTGAGGCTTTGGTACGTTTTTACTTAGCGCGTATTGAAGCGATAGATGATAGTGGGCCAACAATTAACAGCGTAGTGCAGCTAAACGCGAATGCCATCGCACAAGCGAAAGCGTATGATCTCAGTGTTAAAACCGAAGGGCTAAAAGGTGTTTTACATGGCATTCCTGTCTTGCTCAAAGACAATATTGACACCACAGATGGTATGGCTAATACCGCAGGTTCTATTGCTCTCGCCAATAACTTCCCTGCGCAAGACGCCTTTCTCGTCAGTCAATTAAAGCGCGCAGGTGCGATTATTCTGGGTAAAACAAATTTAAGTGAATGGGCTAACTTTCGCAGCGATAAATCAACTAGTGGCTGGACAAGCTTGTATGGTCAAACCAAGAACCCATACGATTTAACACGAAATCCCTGTGGTTCAAGCTCTGGTTCGGGCGCAGCGATTGCTGCCAATCTGGCAACGGTGGCAATCGGCACGGAAACCGATGGCTCCATTACTTGTCCTGCGGCAATCAACGGGTTAGTAGGGATTAAACCAACCATTGGCACGGTTAGTCGCCATGGCATTATTCCCATTGCGTTTAGCCAAGACACCGCAGGGCCGATGGCACGTAACCTAACCGATGCCGTTATCACCTTATCGGCTATCAGTGTTTATGACGAGCAAGACCCAGCCCCTACTGAGGCTAATTATCAAGCTAACAATGGTGGGGTGGTGAAACCAACGGCGCTGAGCGGTGCATTAAAAGCTGATGGTTTAAAGGGTAAGCGCATTGGTGTACTACGTCAGTTAAGTGGTTATCACCGAGACGTTGACCAGCTACTAGCAAACGCTATTGAGCGGTTACAGCAACAGGGCGCAATTATCGTCGATGACCTTGCCTTTGATGACGGGGTAAGTTGGGGAGCGCAAGAATATGAAGTGCTGCTATATGAATTTAAAGAGGGTATTAACAAATACCTTGCAGGTACTGACAAAAGCCTACCTAAGACGTTAGCTGAGCTTATTGCATATAACGAGCAACATAGCGACAGAGCCATGCCGTATTTTGGTCAAGAAATTTTTATCAGTGCGCAGAGCAAAGGTGATTTAACCGATAAAGCCTACCTTGATGCGTTAGCACATGCGAAAAAAATGAGCCAAAGCCAAGGTATTGATAAATTGCTTGGCGATCATCAGCTCGACTTATTAATTGCACCAACAACTGGGCCGGCATGGAAAACAGATTTGACCAACGGCGATAATTTCTCTGGCTCTGCTACTTCGCCTGCTGCTGTATCTGGCTATCCGCATATCACACTGCCTATGGGGTATGTCAGTGGCTTACCGGTTGGTTTATCTATGTTCAGCACACAATTAACTGAACCCGTACTGATCGAAGCGGCATTTGCTTATGAGCAAGCAACCAAGCACCGTCAGCCACCGAAGTTTTTATCAAATTAA
- a CDS encoding NADPH-dependent 2,4-dienoyl-CoA reductase: protein MTSATTTATATATATATQYPHMLEPLDLGFTTLKNRVLMGSMHTGLEEEKGGFKKLAAFYAERAKGGCGLIVTGGVSPNTRGRVEPFGSEMSRFWHVNKHREVTDAVHKEGGKICLQLLHTGRYAYHPFSVAPSAIKAPINPFKPKEMSVRDIRGTIKDYAKGSRLAQKAGYDGVEIMGSEGYLINQFSCKRTNHRTDEWGGSLENRMRLGVETVRAVREKVGENFIIIFRLSMLDLVEGGNEWHEVVTMAKAIETAGATIINTGIGWHEARVPTIATSVPRAAFTWITERMKNEVTIPLITTNRINTPEVAEQVLADGHADMVSMARPFLADAHFVNKAAEGKADEINTCIGCNQACLDHVFKQQRASCLVNPEACYETELTFSNTKQQKRIAVVGAGPAGLAFSVYAAKRGHSVEIFDAASEIGGQFNFAKQVPGKEEFYETLRYFRVQLENLNVPVHLNTWQTAESLAEAGFDEVVLATGIKPRELDIPGIDNEKVMSYLDVLRDKKPVGQKVAVIGAGGIGFDVSMFLTEKSGLVDNIDEWLKEWGVDRSYETGGALAPMVAHQAERQVYLMQRKTTKVGAGLGKTTGWIHRASLQKKGVNMMPGCSYKEVNDRGIVIEINGDQQLIEVDNVIVCAGQEPNRDLQQGLVDLGQSCHIIGGADVAAELDAKRAIRQGAELAAKI, encoded by the coding sequence ATGACATCTGCAACGACAACTGCGACGGCAACTGCGACGGCAACTGCAACTCAATATCCACACATGCTCGAACCATTAGATCTTGGTTTTACAACACTTAAAAACCGCGTTTTGATGGGCTCAATGCATACTGGCCTTGAAGAAGAAAAAGGCGGCTTCAAAAAGCTAGCTGCATTTTATGCTGAGCGCGCAAAAGGGGGTTGTGGCCTTATTGTAACAGGTGGCGTTAGCCCGAACACCCGTGGCCGTGTTGAACCTTTCGGTAGTGAAATGAGTCGCTTCTGGCATGTTAACAAACACCGTGAGGTGACAGATGCCGTTCATAAAGAGGGCGGCAAAATTTGTTTGCAGTTACTTCATACGGGTCGCTACGCTTATCACCCATTCAGTGTTGCTCCGAGCGCAATTAAAGCGCCAATCAACCCATTTAAACCGAAAGAAATGTCGGTACGCGATATTCGCGGCACGATTAAAGACTATGCCAAAGGCTCTCGTCTTGCGCAGAAAGCAGGCTACGACGGCGTTGAAATTATGGGCTCTGAAGGCTACTTGATTAACCAATTTAGCTGTAAGCGCACTAACCATCGCACGGATGAATGGGGTGGTTCGCTTGAAAATAGAATGCGCTTAGGTGTTGAAACAGTACGCGCCGTTCGCGAGAAAGTGGGCGAGAATTTCATCATTATTTTCCGATTATCTATGTTAGATCTGGTTGAAGGTGGTAACGAGTGGCATGAAGTGGTGACGATGGCAAAAGCCATTGAAACGGCCGGTGCAACCATAATTAATACGGGTATTGGTTGGCACGAAGCGCGCGTGCCAACCATTGCCACGTCAGTGCCACGAGCGGCGTTTACGTGGATCACTGAACGCATGAAGAATGAAGTGACCATTCCTTTAATTACCACCAACCGTATTAATACGCCTGAAGTTGCAGAGCAAGTATTGGCAGATGGTCATGCAGATATGGTGTCGATGGCACGTCCGTTCCTTGCTGATGCTCACTTTGTGAATAAGGCAGCAGAGGGGAAAGCTGATGAAATTAATACTTGTATCGGCTGTAACCAAGCGTGCTTAGACCACGTGTTCAAACAGCAGCGAGCATCTTGCTTGGTAAACCCTGAAGCCTGTTATGAAACAGAACTCACCTTTAGCAACACGAAGCAGCAAAAACGTATTGCTGTGGTTGGTGCAGGTCCTGCGGGTCTAGCGTTTAGTGTTTATGCGGCTAAGCGTGGTCATTCAGTAGAAATATTCGATGCGGCGAGTGAGATTGGCGGTCAGTTCAATTTCGCGAAACAAGTACCGGGTAAAGAAGAGTTTTACGAGACCTTGCGCTACTTCCGAGTGCAGCTAGAGAATTTAAACGTTCCTGTGCACCTAAATACTTGGCAGACAGCTGAAAGCTTAGCAGAGGCTGGTTTTGATGAAGTGGTGCTCGCAACGGGTATTAAACCTCGCGAGTTGGATATTCCAGGCATAGATAACGAAAAAGTCATGAGCTACTTAGACGTACTGCGTGATAAAAAACCGGTAGGCCAGAAAGTAGCAGTTATTGGTGCTGGTGGTATTGGCTTTGACGTGTCGATGTTCTTAACGGAAAAGTCAGGCTTAGTTGACAACATTGACGAGTGGCTAAAAGAGTGGGGCGTAGATCGCAGTTATGAAACAGGCGGTGCGCTGGCACCTATGGTGGCTCACCAAGCGGAGCGCCAAGTTTACTTAATGCAGCGTAAAACGACAAAAGTTGGCGCTGGTTTAGGGAAAACCACTGGCTGGATCCATAGAGCATCACTGCAAAAGAAAGGCGTTAATATGATGCCGGGTTGTAGTTATAAAGAAGTTAACGATCGCGGTATTGTGATTGAAATTAATGGCGACCAGCAGCTAATTGAAGTGGACAACGTGATTGTTTGTGCTGGCCAAGAGCCTAATCGTGACCTGCAACAAGGCTTGGTTGATTTAGGGCAGAGCTGCCATATTATCGGTGGTGCTGATGTTGCCGCCGAGCTTGATGCTAAACGTGCTATTCGCCAAGGTGCGGAGTTGGCTGCAAAAATCTAA
- a CDS encoding winged helix-turn-helix transcriptional regulator — translation MSDPKTRQLDRIDLTILDTLQQHGRISNVDLAKRVNLSPSPCLDRVKRLEAEGYIERYGATLNAAKLKYGMSAFIQVTLDRTTGDVFNRFRDEVVKIKEVAECHMVAGGFDYLLKLRFENMQAYREVLGVIVELPAVSQTHTYVVMEHIKKDFGVPILD, via the coding sequence ATGTCTGATCCAAAAACACGCCAATTAGATCGTATCGACCTTACTATTTTAGACACCCTGCAGCAGCATGGCAGAATTTCTAATGTTGATTTAGCCAAGCGCGTGAATTTAAGCCCAAGCCCGTGCTTAGATCGGGTCAAACGCTTAGAAGCGGAAGGCTATATTGAGCGCTATGGAGCCACACTTAATGCTGCCAAACTGAAATACGGTATGTCGGCTTTTATTCAAGTGACACTTGATCGCACCACGGGTGATGTCTTTAATCGCTTTCGTGATGAAGTGGTGAAAATCAAAGAAGTGGCAGAATGTCATATGGTTGCTGGTGGCTTTGACTATTTACTGAAACTGCGCTTTGAAAATATGCAGGCGTATCGCGAAGTGTTAGGGGTGATTGTTGAATTGCCCGCAGTCTCGCAAACGCATACTTATGTGGTGATGGAGCATATTAAAAAAGACTTCGGTGTGCCAATTTTAGATTAG
- a CDS encoding NUDIX hydrolase, which produces MKKYVAGFLFSQDLSKVVLIKKINPAWQNGLLNGVGGKIEIGEQAIDAMTREFEEETGVTTNAEQWTHFAQVYRPQCYDVAFFFARSDLAFEARTVEQEEVLLIDVANLPKNLLPNLR; this is translated from the coding sequence ATGAAAAAATATGTCGCTGGTTTTTTATTTAGCCAAGATTTATCCAAGGTCGTGCTGATCAAGAAAATTAATCCCGCATGGCAAAATGGTCTACTTAATGGCGTTGGCGGTAAAATTGAAATCGGTGAACAAGCCATCGATGCCATGACCCGTGAATTTGAAGAAGAAACGGGCGTAACAACCAACGCAGAGCAATGGACTCACTTCGCGCAAGTTTATCGCCCACAGTGCTATGATGTTGCCTTTTTCTTTGCTCGCTCAGATCTTGCCTTTGAAGCCAGAACCGTTGAGCAAGAAGAAGTGCTGTTAATTGATGTGGCTAATCTACCAAAAAACTTATTGCCTAACCTACGCTGA
- a CDS encoding MFS transporter: MSASGLNSLEKKAAFSLATVFGLRMLGLFMILPVFAIYGPELTGFSPIWLGLAIGAYGLTQALLQIPMGILSDKFGRKPIIMGGLVVFAIGSVVAAMSDSIYGVVLGRALQGMGAIASAILALAADLSREEQRPKVMATIGMFIGLSFTLALVVGPLVGESFGLSGLFWFTGILTIFAMLMIQFMVPNSVHKAPKGDNVAMLDQLGHLVKHPQLARLNIGVFVLHMALTACFIYLPTRLVDSGLALEQHWRLYLPTLLGSFFLMVPFMIFGIKKGKEKEMFMAAITLLAVTLLMFGVLANTTTTLIVLILLFFVAFNYLEATMPSILSRIAPAGVKGSAMGIFSSSQFFGAFAGGAIGGWLANSFDATVVFLVMALIVTIWLFAASGMKRQAKSKSFSFAAQFSSEQQADEVAEQLVNMPGVVEATLVYSEAVAYLKLDDKVADIKEIKALLNS; the protein is encoded by the coding sequence ATGAGTGCTTCTGGATTAAATTCTCTTGAAAAAAAGGCGGCTTTTTCATTAGCTACCGTCTTTGGCCTGCGCATGCTGGGCTTGTTTATGATCTTACCAGTATTCGCCATTTATGGGCCGGAGCTAACGGGCTTTTCGCCAATTTGGTTAGGTCTGGCGATTGGTGCTTATGGGTTAACACAAGCCTTGCTGCAAATTCCAATGGGGATTTTGTCGGATAAATTTGGTCGTAAGCCAATTATTATGGGGGGCTTAGTGGTATTTGCTATCGGTAGTGTCGTGGCGGCAATGTCTGATTCAATTTATGGTGTGGTGCTGGGGCGGGCACTGCAAGGAATGGGCGCTATTGCCAGCGCTATTCTTGCGTTAGCAGCAGACCTTAGCCGGGAAGAGCAGCGCCCGAAAGTGATGGCCACCATAGGCATGTTTATTGGTTTGTCTTTTACATTAGCCTTAGTGGTTGGCCCACTAGTGGGTGAAAGTTTTGGCTTGAGTGGATTGTTTTGGTTCACTGGTATCTTAACCATTTTCGCCATGCTAATGATCCAATTTATGGTGCCAAATTCCGTGCACAAAGCGCCTAAGGGCGACAATGTTGCGATGTTGGATCAGTTAGGTCATTTAGTTAAACATCCGCAATTGGCAAGGCTTAATATTGGCGTGTTTGTTTTACATATGGCACTAACGGCTTGCTTTATTTACCTACCCACACGACTGGTTGATAGCGGTTTAGCGCTAGAGCAGCACTGGCGTTTGTATTTGCCGACCTTGCTGGGTTCATTCTTTTTGATGGTGCCATTTATGATTTTCGGCATTAAAAAAGGCAAAGAAAAAGAAATGTTTATGGCTGCGATTACGCTATTGGCGGTGACCTTATTAATGTTTGGTGTGCTGGCCAATACAACCACAACGTTAATCGTACTCATTTTGTTATTCTTTGTGGCCTTTAACTATTTAGAAGCGACCATGCCGTCGATTCTCTCGCGTATTGCGCCAGCGGGCGTTAAAGGCAGTGCCATGGGCATCTTTTCATCGAGTCAGTTTTTTGGTGCTTTTGCTGGTGGTGCAATTGGTGGCTGGTTAGCTAATAGTTTTGACGCAACTGTCGTTTTTTTAGTGATGGCCTTGATCGTTACTATTTGGCTATTCGCTGCTAGTGGCATGAAACGCCAAGCGAAGTCGAAGAGTTTTAGCTTTGCGGCACAGTTTAGCTCTGAGCAGCAGGCCGACGAAGTGGCAGAGCAACTTGTTAATATGCCAGGCGTGGTTGAAGCGACATTAGTTTATTCGGAAGCTGTCGCCTATCTAAAACTAGATGATAAAGTGGCTGATATTAAAGAGATTAAGGCGCTGTTGAACTCTTAA
- the putA gene encoding bifunctional proline dehydrogenase/L-glutamate gamma-semialdehyde dehydrogenase PutA — protein MLFNGSLTAQFTSHSAIRQTIRDHYRADENQVLANLLPIAEIGVDAKSRAWDYARQLVVNIRKDQVGKGGVDALLNEFSLSTEEGVVLMCLAEALLRVPDKATADSLIRDKLAEGDWSSHIGNSDSLFVNASSWGLLLTGKLVSYSDKKKKAQFGLLKQTVGRLGEPVIRKAVRYAMKIMGTQFVMGHTIDGAIERAIETEAKGYTYSYDMLGEGARTMADADRYFDAYMTAIDAIGKAANHKGPQRSPGISIKLSAIHPRYEFSHRDRVIEELIPRLKKLALAAKAYDIGFTVDAEEADRLDISLDIIEAVFADAELDGWNGFGIAVQAYQKRGLHVIEWVRELTQEVGRQMMVRLVKGAYWDSEIKISQAEGFADFPVFSRKPSTDVSYQACAKKLLEYRDTIYPQFATHNAYTVATILEMAEHHQGFEFQRLHGMGESLYDQVVTGKQVPCRVYAPVGEHSDLLAYLVRRLLENGANSSFVNNIVDEDIPVESLLADPVETVQSWQNKYNPQIPQSIELYGSERANSKGLDLTDIDQITVMRDNMQAWFETTKAIDAIDGAEPVTNPANHNEVLGYIEHADEAQMSAIVEHVHGAFANWSATPVAERAQVLVKTADLLETHRDELIALCTKEAGKTIADGIAEVREAVDFCRYYAARAEELLADGTLEARGVVLCISPWNFPLAIFLGQVSAALVAGNTVVAKPAEQTSLIALRTIELMKQAGLPKSAVEAVIARGSKVGQTIVPDERIQAIMFTGSTETGSWISQKLAERSGDPVPLIAETGGQNCMIVDSTALPEQVVDDVIASGFQSAGQRCSALRVLFLQEDVADKIITMIKGAMQELHIGDPAFLTTDVGPVIDKRALTALNDHVDYLKSRGTLHFACKAPELAINDDEHNFFVPRLYEISDLSVLTKEVFGPVVHVIRYKAENLENVIDQINGTGFGLTMGIHTRIEDKAKYLAARSRAGNVYVNRNMIGAVVGVQPFGGRGLSGTGPKAGGPMYLTRLVKDKVDTSNGEQTPTAEQPASLNSLFEQSKNTVSSVASSLANLPKTELTWSFTPLNDRLSVLRQLLSRLADGKVKLQQADQLAQSLTDARSQLLFAEKTLSKPTELPGPTGESNILYLESRGTLACVRCQDTSFNFWLVSIVSALAAGNCVVAVVDNAYLSEANNIASQLSAIGLPHGVFTVAQLGHLPAVLNHTHLAGAVTDNHSSVKSYVGETIAARKGAILPLITAHTHQGLFHRMVTEKTITIDTTAAGGNASLMTMEANVG, from the coding sequence ATGCTTTTTAACGGCTCACTGACCGCACAATTTACTTCACACAGTGCGATTCGTCAGACAATTCGCGACCACTACCGCGCTGATGAAAATCAAGTATTAGCAAACCTTTTACCGATTGCCGAAATTGGCGTTGATGCCAAATCGCGCGCTTGGGATTATGCCCGCCAACTTGTGGTTAATATTCGTAAAGATCAAGTAGGCAAAGGCGGCGTTGACGCGCTACTGAACGAATTCTCATTATCCACCGAAGAAGGTGTTGTGCTGATGTGTTTGGCCGAGGCGCTATTACGTGTGCCAGACAAAGCCACGGCTGACAGCCTAATTCGCGACAAATTAGCAGAAGGCGATTGGTCATCACATATTGGTAATAGTGACTCGCTATTTGTTAACGCCTCATCTTGGGGACTATTGCTAACAGGTAAGTTAGTTAGCTATTCAGATAAAAAGAAAAAAGCACAGTTTGGTCTGTTAAAACAAACCGTTGGCCGTTTGGGCGAGCCAGTCATTCGCAAAGCGGTGCGTTATGCCATGAAAATCATGGGTACCCAATTTGTCATGGGTCACACCATTGATGGTGCGATTGAGCGCGCCATTGAAACTGAAGCCAAAGGTTACACTTACTCCTACGATATGTTAGGTGAAGGTGCTCGCACTATGGCGGATGCCGATCGTTATTTTGATGCTTATATGACAGCGATCGATGCTATCGGTAAAGCAGCAAACCATAAAGGCCCACAGCGCAGCCCTGGCATTTCAATCAAGTTATCAGCAATCCATCCTCGCTACGAATTTTCGCATCGCGATCGTGTGATTGAAGAGCTTATTCCACGCCTGAAAAAATTGGCGCTAGCTGCTAAAGCTTACGATATTGGCTTTACCGTAGATGCCGAAGAAGCAGATCGCTTAGATATCTCGTTAGATATTATCGAAGCCGTATTTGCTGATGCAGAATTAGATGGCTGGAACGGTTTTGGTATTGCCGTACAAGCCTATCAAAAGCGTGGTTTGCATGTGATTGAATGGGTGCGTGAACTAACCCAAGAAGTCGGTCGCCAAATGATGGTACGTTTAGTAAAAGGTGCCTACTGGGACAGCGAAATTAAAATCTCGCAAGCGGAAGGTTTTGCAGACTTCCCAGTATTCTCACGCAAGCCATCAACCGATGTGTCGTATCAAGCGTGTGCGAAAAAACTATTGGAATATCGCGATACGATTTATCCACAATTTGCGACCCACAACGCCTACACAGTTGCCACTATTTTAGAAATGGCTGAACACCACCAAGGCTTTGAATTCCAACGTTTACACGGTATGGGTGAGTCACTGTACGATCAAGTGGTAACGGGCAAGCAAGTACCTTGTCGCGTTTATGCACCTGTCGGTGAACACTCAGACTTACTGGCCTACTTAGTACGTCGCCTACTGGAAAATGGCGCTAACAGCTCATTTGTCAACAATATTGTTGATGAAGATATTCCCGTCGAAAGCTTGCTCGCTGATCCAGTGGAAACCGTGCAAAGCTGGCAAAATAAATACAATCCTCAAATACCACAATCTATTGAGCTATACGGTAGCGAGCGCGCTAACTCAAAAGGCCTAGATTTAACCGATATCGACCAAATCACAGTAATGCGCGATAACATGCAAGCTTGGTTTGAAACCACTAAAGCGATTGACGCAATTGACGGCGCTGAGCCAGTGACTAACCCTGCTAATCACAATGAAGTACTCGGTTATATTGAACACGCCGATGAAGCGCAAATGTCTGCAATTGTTGAACATGTTCACGGCGCGTTTGCCAACTGGTCGGCAACGCCGGTTGCTGAGCGTGCACAAGTACTGGTAAAAACCGCGGATTTATTGGAAACACATCGCGATGAATTAATTGCTCTGTGTACCAAAGAAGCGGGTAAAACCATTGCCGACGGTATTGCCGAGGTACGTGAAGCAGTTGATTTCTGTCGTTACTATGCGGCACGTGCCGAAGAGCTATTGGCCGACGGTACTCTGGAAGCGCGCGGTGTTGTGCTATGTATCAGCCCGTGGAACTTCCCATTGGCGATTTTCTTAGGCCAAGTTTCAGCAGCGCTAGTTGCCGGTAACACTGTTGTGGCAAAACCTGCTGAGCAAACCAGCTTGATAGCACTGCGTACAATCGAGCTAATGAAACAAGCAGGCTTACCTAAGTCAGCGGTTGAAGCTGTGATTGCGCGCGGTAGTAAAGTTGGGCAAACCATAGTGCCAGACGAGCGTATTCAAGCCATTATGTTTACTGGCTCCACGGAAACCGGTAGCTGGATTTCACAAAAACTAGCTGAGCGCAGCGGTGACCCTGTGCCACTGATCGCCGAAACGGGTGGTCAAAACTGTATGATCGTCGATTCTACTGCCTTACCTGAGCAAGTGGTTGACGATGTCATCGCCTCAGGCTTCCAAAGTGCCGGTCAACGTTGTAGTGCGCTACGCGTATTATTCTTGCAAGAAGATGTCGCCGATAAAATCATTACAATGATCAAAGGTGCAATGCAAGAACTACATATTGGCGACCCTGCGTTTTTAACCACTGACGTTGGCCCAGTAATCGATAAACGTGCACTAACAGCCTTAAATGATCACGTTGATTACTTAAAATCGCGCGGTACTTTGCACTTTGCTTGTAAAGCACCTGAACTAGCAATCAACGATGACGAGCATAACTTCTTTGTACCTCGTTTGTATGAAATCAGCGATTTATCAGTACTAACTAAAGAAGTATTTGGTCCTGTGGTACATGTCATTCGCTACAAAGCGGAGAACTTAGAAAACGTGATTGACCAAATCAACGGCACCGGCTTTGGCTTAACCATGGGTATTCATACCCGTATTGAAGATAAAGCCAAATACCTCGCTGCGCGCTCACGTGCCGGTAATGTTTACGTTAATCGCAATATGATTGGCGCTGTTGTCGGTGTTCAGCCATTTGGTGGTCGCGGTCTGTCGGGCACAGGTCCAAAAGCGGGTGGCCCAATGTATTTAACCCGTTTGGTTAAGGATAAGGTTGATACTAGCAATGGTGAGCAAACGCCAACGGCCGAACAGCCAGCATCATTAAATAGCTTATTCGAGCAAAGCAAAAATACCGTATCAAGTGTTGCCAGCAGTTTAGCGAACTTACCTAAAACGGAATTAACGTGGAGCTTTACGCCACTTAACGATCGATTATCGGTATTACGTCAGCTGTTATCTCGCCTTGCTGACGGTAAAGTGAAGTTACAACAAGCTGACCAGTTGGCGCAAAGCTTAACGGATGCACGCAGCCAGTTACTGTTTGCTGAAAAAACACTAAGCAAACCAACCGAGTTACCTGGGCCAACAGGTGAATCGAATATCTTGTATTTAGAATCACGTGGCACATTAGCCTGTGTTCGCTGCCAAGACACCAGCTTTAACTTCTGGTTGGTATCCATTGTTTCAGCCTTAGCGGCAGGCAACTGCGTTGTTGCTGTGGTCGATAACGCTTACCTGAGTGAAGCCAATAATATCGCTTCACAGCTTAGTGCTATTGGCCTGCCGCATGGCGTGTTTACGGTTGCTCAACTAGGTCATTTACCGGCCGTGCTAAACCACACCCATTTAGCAGGCGCGGTGACTGATAACCACAGCAGTGTTAAAAGCTATGTTGGTGAAACGATTGCGGCCCGCAAAGGCGCAATTTTACCGCTGATCACAGCGCACACTCACCAAGGCTTATTCCACCGTATGGTGACAGAAAAAACGATTACCATAGACACCACTGCCGCTGGCGGTAATGCGTCATTGATGACAATGGAAGCTAATGTCGGTTAA